The following proteins are co-located in the Argopecten irradians isolate NY chromosome 9, Ai_NY, whole genome shotgun sequence genome:
- the LOC138331029 gene encoding protein moonraker-like → MTTIAPPLSAGLMTISLRCHQDMSFLQPSSKQRPKDGYLEVEEGAQRKHVRMEELATRTSRQLYMLRQQVRELQNECIRLGPEKIKHTKKSRRFCQTCGSSPVELYGRSSPSLLTYPHTDLSGGLPATYHELALLIRQMTLLSNQMASEQSSVQADLLKMLDKVDDLNKAWCKDLPEKEVAKPVVTKIKEPPRGPFTRQDPPQRGRPVQRRDVGKENKPMKGIIKPSTAGSRKVEKPRKVVMEGDTR, encoded by the exons ATGACTACTATTGCTCCTCCTTTATCAGCTGGTTTGATGACGATATCGTTACGATGTC ATCAAGACATGTCCTTCTTACAACCATCCTCCAAACAACGCCCGAAGGATGGGTACCTTGAGGTGGAGGAGGGAGCGCAGCGAAAGCATGTACGCATGGAAGAGCTGGCAACTCGAACTTCCCGTCAGCTCTACATGCTACGACAGCAGGTCCGTGAGTTACAGAACGAATGTATCCGCCTCGGTCCAGAGAAGATAAAACATACAAAGAAG AGTCGTAGATTCTGCCAGACTTGCGGCAGCTCACCGGTGGAGCTATACGGGCGATCCAGTCCTTCGTTGCTAACCTACCCCCATACAGACCTAAGTGGAGGTCTGCCTGCTACCTACCATGAACTGGCCCTCCTCATTAGACAAATGACACTTCTCAGTAACCAGATGGCCTCGGAACAGTCCAGTGTACAGGCCGACCTACTTAAGATGCTGGACAAGGTCGAT GATCTAAACAAAGCATGGTGCAAAGACTTACCTGAGAAGGAGGTCGCCAAACCTGTTGTTACCAAGATAAAGGAACCTCCTCGTGGTCCTTTTACTCGTCAAGACCCCCCACAGAGGGGTCGTCCAGTGCAGAGAAGAGATGTGGGCAAAGAGAACAAACCTATGAAAG GAATTATCAAACCATCTACGGCAGGATCGAGAAAAGTTGAGAAACCTAGAAAAG TTGTAATGGAGGGGGACACCAGATAG